The Fusarium oxysporum Fo47 chromosome II, complete sequence genome includes a region encoding these proteins:
- a CDS encoding PUL domain-containing protein produces the protein MDVQLFVYDLSRGMARQMSMGLLGFQLDAIYHTSIELNGKEYVYDGGIIAIRPGSSHLGQPLEKIRLGTTNLPMDVIEEFLDSLRPIFTLEAYDLFHHNCNNFSDSFANFLLGKGIPEHIVKMPQAVLDSPMGRMLLPQLTQGINAGRQNGSILGLQQSAQTPSAPKHGVKIVSNSAEFDRLMNGAKNSCAVVFFTSATCPPCKVLYPIYDELAEEVGEKATLIKVDIAQPQAHEIGSRYSIRATPTIVTFLRGDEENRWSGADPAALRGNVQLLVQMAHPVHPHERLRLPTFANPNAKPVLYAKVPPLDKLLVKMGDEVARKPEVQALKKYLEDRAKDGPSSAVIPEMNHLSSLVRDSVTALPLDILFTIVDLFRCALSDPRVSGYFAEEKNHETVRTVLDFVNQQPGCPYALRLVTLQMACNFFSTPLFSDEIMRDNSLRSAVILLVSSSFLDESHNNVRVAGSSLLFNLSVANRRARQESKPTLLGDDEIELAASVVEAIALEEKSAEALHGMLLALGHLVYGTPLDGDLPDLLQTVGAGDNILGKKSKFPNEKLITEVGKELMGKGFRKP, from the exons ATGGACGTCCAACTCTTTGTCTATGACCTCTCACGAGGCATGGCCCGTCAAATGTCCATGGGTCTTCTGGGCTTTCAGCTCGATGCCATCTATCACACCTCTATAGAACTCAACGGCAAAGAGTATGTCTATGATGGAGGCATTATCGCAATCAGACCAGGCTCGTCACACCTTGGACAGCCCTTGGAGAAGATCCGTCTCGGCACAACGAATCTGCCGATGGATGTAATAGAAGAGTTTCTCGACTCTCTACGGCCGATCTTTACACTAGAG GCCTATGACCTCTTTCATCACAACTGTAATAATTTCAGCGATTCGTTCGCAAACTTTCTATTAGGAAAGGGTATTCCGGAGCACATTGTCAAAATGCCACAGGCTGTTCTCGACTCGCCCATGGGCCGTatgcttcttcctcagcttACTCAAGGGATCAATGCCGGGAGACAGAATGGCTCTATCCTCGGACTTCAGCAGAGCGCTCAGACGCCAAGTGCTCCAAAACATGGCGTCAAGATTGTTTCCAATTCTGCCGAGTTCGATCGTTTGATGAACGGGGCAAAGAATTCATGTGCGGTCGTCTTCTTTACCTCAGCGACATGCCCACCTTGCAAGGTCCTCTACCCAATTTATGACGAACTTGCGGAAGAAGTTGGGGAGAAAGCCACACTGATCAAGGTCGACATTGCACAGCCCCAAGCCCACGAAATTGGAAGCCGATATTCCATCAGAGCGACACCAACCATTGTGACATTTCTGCgtggtgatgaggaaaaTAGGTGGTCAGGGGCTGATCCAGCTGCTCTTCGAGGAAATGTCCAGCTTCTAGTGCAAATGGCACATCCTGTTCATCCTCATGAGAGACTCCGGCTGCCGACCTTTGCAAATCCCAATGCAAAGCCTGTTCTCTATGCAAAGGTCCCTCCGCTGGATAAACTTCTGGTTAAGATGGGTGACGAAGTTGCCAGGAAGCCAGAGGTACAGGCTCTCAAGAAATACCTTGAGGATCGGGCAAAGGATGGTCCTTCAAGTGCAGTCATTCCCGAGATGAACCACCTGTCGAGCCTTGTCAGGGATTCAGTCACAGCACTCCCCCTTGATATTCTTTTCACTATCGTTGACTTGTTCAGATGCGCTCTTTCGGATCCTAGAGTCAGTGGATACTTTGCTGAAGAAAAGAACCACGAGACAGTCCGGACTGTGCTGGACTTTGTCAATCAACAACCAGGATGCCCTTATGCTCTTCGTCTGGTCACGCTCCAGATGGCCtgcaacttcttctcgacgCCCCTATTTTCTGACGAAATCATGCGAGACAACTCGTTACGTTCTGCGGTCATTCTTCTCGTCTCTTCGAGTTTCCTTGACGAGAGCCATAACAACGTGCGAGTTGCTGGTTCttccctcctcttcaactTATCAGTGGCAAATCGCCGGGCAAGACAGGAGTCAAAACCTACGCTTTTAGGAGATGACGAGATCGAGCTTGCTGCGTCAGTAGTCGAGGCTATTGCCTTGGAAGAAAAGTCAGCAGAGGCGTTGCATGGAATGCTTCTCGCTTTGGGTCACTTGGTTTATGGTACACCACTTGATGGCGATCTcccagatcttcttcagacGGTTGGTGCAGGAGACAACATCCTTGGCAAAAAGTCCAAATTCCCTAATGAAAAGCTTATCACCGAAGTCGGAAAAGAGCTTATGGGCAAGGGGTTTAGGAAGCCATAG